The following coding sequences are from one Fusobacterium perfoetens window:
- the cls gene encoding cardiolipin synthase, producing MLQQVFHLLGDYIFVANIFLASVVLFFERKRPVYTLFWITILLLTSYFGFIAYLFFGMKFYKKRNTEKFYTRNFLRQIYKENHYKVQLVEKRTKLVSYIVKSVGNKVTYLNNVYFFKEGNSFFQRMIEDIRNAKETINMEYYIFSDDEFGSGIYDELILKAQEGVKIKIIIDGIGTKILKRKRIKQLEKAGIKVKTFFPSHFPFFRFGNLRANYRDHRKMCIIDSLILYTGGFNIGNEYIGKGKLGNWRDTGARINGEIAVDADREFYISWNFVHKGVNLRDIDKQLRSKVNNIEERKEKFHINAMQIVSSGPNYQTRTIRDCFMNLIMSAKRSIYIETPYFVPDDLLLDCLRIAIMSGVEVKIIVPYIGDHPFVYWANQGFIVELLEMGAEVYRYTDGFFHSKLIIIDNEVASFGSANFDYRSLYQNFEINFNVYDLELVGHLRQIFFEDISKSVSLDYKVMKERNVSEKIKESICRLISPVI from the coding sequence ATGTTACAGCAGGTATTTCATTTACTTGGAGATTACATCTTCGTTGCAAACATCTTTTTAGCATCTGTAGTTCTTTTCTTTGAGAGGAAAAGACCAGTATACACTTTGTTTTGGATAACTATTTTGCTTTTAACTTCATATTTTGGTTTTATTGCATATTTGTTTTTTGGTATGAAATTTTATAAAAAAAGAAATACAGAAAAATTTTATACAAGAAATTTTTTAAGACAGATATATAAAGAAAACCATTATAAAGTTCAGCTTGTGGAAAAGAGAACTAAACTTGTAAGCTACATTGTAAAATCTGTAGGAAATAAAGTTACATATCTTAATAATGTTTATTTCTTTAAAGAAGGAAATTCTTTTTTTCAGAGAATGATTGAAGATATAAGAAATGCAAAAGAAACAATAAATATGGAGTATTATATTTTCAGTGATGATGAGTTTGGAAGTGGAATATATGACGAACTTATTTTAAAAGCACAAGAAGGAGTTAAAATTAAAATAATTATTGACGGGATAGGAACAAAAATTCTTAAAAGAAAAAGAATAAAGCAGCTTGAAAAAGCTGGTATAAAAGTAAAAACTTTTTTTCCTTCTCATTTTCCATTTTTCAGATTTGGAAATTTAAGAGCAAATTATCGTGATCATAGAAAAATGTGTATAATTGACAGTCTAATATTATATACAGGAGGCTTCAATATAGGAAATGAATATATAGGCAAAGGAAAGCTTGGCAACTGGAGAGATACAGGTGCAAGGATAAATGGAGAAATAGCAGTTGATGCTGACAGAGAATTTTATATTTCATGGAACTTTGTTCATAAAGGAGTTAATCTGAGAGATATTGACAAACAACTTCGTAGTAAAGTGAATAATATTGAAGAGAGAAAAGAAAAATTTCATATAAATGCTATGCAGATTGTAAGCAGTGGCCCTAACTATCAGACAAGAACAATTCGTGATTGCTTTATGAATCTTATAATGAGTGCCAAAAGAAGTATATATATAGAAACACCATACTTTGTTCCTGATGACTTGCTCCTTGACTGCTTGAGAATAGCGATTATGTCAGGTGTGGAAGTAAAGATAATAGTTCCTTATATAGGAGATCATCCTTTTGTTTATTGGGCAAATCAAGGATTTATTGTAGAACTTTTAGAAATGGGAGCTGAAGTATACAGATATACTGATGGATTTTTCCACAGTAAACTTATAATAATAGATAATGAAGTAGCTTCTTTTGGAAGTGCTAATTTTGATTACAGAAGTCTTTATCAAAACTTTGAGATTAACTTTAATGTCTATGATTTAGAGCTTGTTGGTCACTTGAGACAAATATTCTTTGAAGATATTTCAAAATCTGTCTCTTTAGACTATAAGGTTATGAAAGAAAGAAATGTATCTGAAAAAATAAAAGAGTCTATATGCAGATTAATATCTCCAGTAATTTAA
- a CDS encoding PHP domain-containing protein — MGLDDLDDFFKNFYTDRHKDKTFVDLHLHTNYSDGFISGKSLLHYLEDKNYLIAVTDHNAVGGNILLRKLGINVIPAIELGCCDGFELLIYFASEDDMVYFYKGYVEPNKNKIRMAKTTKDIEYYLRALENFKCYKSIPHIAGVAQKNFIKNKDYIYNIIGRVDAIEIHNHALPNSRNLIAQEIQKKYNLGITFGSDSHFMDEIKAFYKYFNEIKEKKSLANEYFQKMKLLGGLGQKHLMYGLKGSLEK; from the coding sequence ATGGGTTTAGATGATTTGGATGATTTTTTTAAGAATTTTTATACAGACAGACATAAGGATAAAACCTTTGTAGATCTTCATCTTCATACAAATTATTCAGATGGCTTTATAAGTGGAAAAAGTCTTTTACATTATTTAGAGGATAAAAATTATCTGATAGCTGTAACAGATCATAATGCAGTTGGAGGAAATATCCTTTTAAGAAAATTGGGAATAAATGTTATTCCAGCAATAGAACTTGGTTGCTGTGATGGTTTTGAACTTCTTATCTATTTTGCTTCAGAAGATGATATGGTATATTTTTATAAGGGATATGTTGAACCTAATAAAAATAAAATAAGAATGGCAAAGACAACAAAAGATATAGAATATTATTTAAGGGCTCTTGAAAATTTCAAATGTTATAAATCAATTCCACATATAGCAGGAGTAGCTCAGAAAAATTTTATAAAGAATAAAGATTATATTTATAATATTATAGGTAGGGTTGATGCAATAGAAATTCATAACCATGCTCTTCCAAATTCAAGAAATCTTATAGCTCAAGAAATTCAAAAAAAATACAATCTAGGAATCACTTTTGGAAGTGACAGCCATTTTATGGACGAGATAAAAGCTTTTTATAAATATTTTAATGAAATAAAAGAAAAGAAGAGTCTGGCAAATGAATATTTTCAAAAGATGAAACTTCTTGGAGGACTTGGACAAAAACATCTTATGTATGGTTTGAAAGGAAGCTTGGAAAAATAA
- the lepA gene encoding translation elongation factor 4 — MLQKFKRNFSIIAHIDHGKSTIADRLLEATHTVAERDMKAQLLDSMELEREKGITIKAQAVTLYYDAKDGNRYELNLIDTPGHVDFIYEVSRSLSACEGALLVVDAAQGVEAQTLANVYLALENDLDLIPVINKIDLPAAEPERVKEEIENVIGLPADDAVLTSAKINLGIEDLLEAIVQRIPAPSYDEEAPLRALIFDSKFDDYRGVITYVKVEDGAIRKGDKIKIWSTGREAEILECGIFSPNMKATGELTSGSVGYIITGLKTIKDSRVGDTITHVNRPCSDPLQGFRPAQSMVFAGIYPISTDDYGALRESLEKLQLNDASLNFVPETSLALGFGFRCGFLGLLHMEIIVERLRREYNIDLLSTAPSVEYRITMEGKPTYVIDNPCDFPEAGKAKFIIEEPYIKGNIIVPKDYVGGVMELCQEKRGTYIGMNYIDDNRTMLTYELPLAEIVLDFYDKLKSRTRGYASFEYELIDYRPGELIKVDILVSGTVVDAFSFISHKDNAVSKGRAICEKLKEVIPRQQFEIPIQAALGAKIIARETIKAYRKNVIAKCYGGDITRKKKLLEKQKAGKKRMKQIGNVEIPQEAFVSVLKLNDN; from the coding sequence GTGTTACAAAAATTTAAAAGAAACTTTTCTATTATTGCACATATAGATCACGGGAAGTCAACTATTGCTGACAGACTTCTTGAAGCAACTCATACAGTTGCAGAAAGAGATATGAAAGCACAGCTTCTTGACTCGATGGAACTTGAAAGAGAAAAAGGGATAACAATCAAAGCTCAGGCAGTTACTCTTTATTATGATGCCAAAGATGGAAACCGTTACGAGCTTAACCTTATAGATACTCCAGGACATGTGGACTTTATATATGAAGTTTCAAGATCACTTTCAGCATGTGAAGGAGCTCTTCTTGTTGTAGATGCTGCTCAGGGTGTAGAGGCTCAAACTCTTGCTAATGTTTATTTAGCCCTTGAAAATGACCTTGATTTAATTCCTGTAATTAATAAAATAGATCTTCCTGCAGCTGAACCAGAAAGAGTAAAAGAAGAAATTGAAAATGTAATAGGACTTCCTGCTGACGATGCAGTTCTTACATCAGCTAAAATTAATCTTGGAATAGAAGATCTTTTGGAAGCTATAGTTCAAAGAATTCCTGCTCCTTCTTATGATGAAGAAGCACCTCTTAGAGCACTTATTTTTGACTCTAAATTTGATGATTACAGAGGAGTAATAACTTATGTAAAAGTTGAGGATGGAGCAATTCGTAAAGGGGATAAAATAAAAATATGGTCAACTGGAAGAGAAGCAGAAATTCTTGAATGTGGAATTTTCTCTCCAAATATGAAGGCAACAGGAGAACTTACTTCAGGATCAGTAGGGTATATTATAACAGGATTAAAAACAATTAAAGATTCAAGAGTAGGGGATACAATAACTCATGTAAACAGACCATGTAGTGATCCACTTCAGGGATTCAGACCTGCACAGTCAATGGTATTTGCAGGAATTTATCCTATATCAACAGACGATTATGGAGCTCTTAGAGAATCTCTAGAGAAACTTCAACTTAATGATGCCTCATTGAACTTTGTTCCAGAAACTTCATTAGCATTAGGATTTGGTTTCAGATGTGGATTCCTTGGACTTCTTCATATGGAAATTATTGTTGAAAGACTTAGAAGAGAATATAATATAGATCTTCTTTCAACAGCACCATCAGTTGAATATAGAATAACTATGGAGGGAAAACCTACTTATGTTATTGACAACCCATGTGATTTCCCTGAAGCTGGAAAGGCTAAATTTATAATAGAAGAGCCTTATATAAAAGGAAATATAATTGTTCCTAAAGATTATGTAGGTGGAGTAATGGAGCTTTGTCAAGAAAAGCGTGGAACATATATAGGTATGAATTATATAGATGACAATAGAACAATGCTTACTTATGAACTTCCACTTGCAGAAATTGTACTTGATTTCTATGACAAGTTAAAATCAAGAACAAGAGGCTATGCATCATTTGAATATGAGCTTATTGATTATAGACCAGGAGAACTTATAAAAGTTGATATTCTTGTTTCAGGAACTGTTGTTGATGCCTTTTCATTTATTTCACATAAAGATAATGCTGTTTCAAAGGGAAGAGCAATATGTGAAAAACTTAAAGAAGTAATCCCAAGACAGCAGTTTGAAATTCCTATTCAAGCAGCTCTTGGTGCAAAGATAATAGCAAGAGAAACAATAAAAGCATATAGAAAAAATGTTATAGCTAAATGCTATGGTGGAGATATAACAAGAAAGAAAAAGCTTCTTGAAAAACAAAAAGCAGGTAAGAAAAGAATGAAACAAATAGGAAATGTTGAAATTCCACAAGAAGCATTTGTATCAGTGTTAAAATTAAATGATAATTAA
- the mnmA gene encoding tRNA 2-thiouridine(34) synthase MnmA, whose product MFDINNFKELLEYRKENENITIAVAMSGGVDSSVTAYILKKQGYKVFGVTMITCEAGVDADARKVCEDLGIEHYVLDLTESFSDKVINYFINEYEHGRTPNPCMICNRHIKMGALIDFALEKGANFIATGHYSNIENGVLKVGHDLSKDQAYFLSQVNKDKLKYVVFPLGEIEKTDVREIGKYLGVRVYAKKDSQEICFVEDGKLKEFLIEKTNGKIAREGNIVDTDGKILGKHQGLAFYTIGQRKGLGISSDKPLYVLKLDEKTNSIIMGSNEELFKDSLTANKINLLKVSSISELEGIECFAKTRSRDKFHNCKISVLGEDEIKVSFKGDKVRAVTPGQGVVLYDQNYEVIASGFIK is encoded by the coding sequence ATGTTTGATATTAACAATTTTAAAGAACTGCTTGAATACAGAAAAGAAAATGAAAATATAACAATAGCTGTTGCAATGAGTGGGGGAGTAGACAGCTCTGTAACAGCATATATTTTAAAAAAACAAGGGTATAAAGTTTTTGGTGTCACAATGATAACATGTGAAGCAGGTGTTGATGCTGATGCCAGAAAAGTTTGTGAAGATTTAGGGATAGAACATTATGTTTTAGACTTAACAGAGTCTTTTAGTGATAAAGTTATAAATTATTTTATAAATGAGTATGAACATGGAAGAACTCCAAATCCATGTATGATATGTAACAGACATATAAAAATGGGAGCTTTAATAGATTTTGCCCTTGAAAAAGGAGCGAATTTTATTGCAACAGGTCATTACAGCAATATAGAAAATGGAGTTTTGAAAGTAGGGCATGATTTAAGTAAAGATCAGGCATATTTTCTTTCTCAGGTAAATAAAGATAAATTAAAATATGTAGTATTTCCTCTTGGCGAAATAGAAAAAACAGATGTGAGAGAAATAGGAAAATATCTTGGAGTGAGAGTCTATGCTAAAAAAGATTCTCAGGAAATTTGTTTTGTAGAAGATGGAAAGCTAAAAGAATTTCTTATAGAAAAAACAAATGGAAAAATTGCAAGAGAAGGAAATATTGTTGACACAGATGGAAAAATACTTGGAAAACATCAAGGACTTGCTTTTTATACAATTGGACAAAGAAAAGGTCTAGGAATATCATCAGATAAACCTCTTTATGTGTTAAAACTTGATGAAAAAACAAATTCTATAATTATGGGAAGCAACGAAGAGCTTTTTAAAGACTCTCTTACAGCAAATAAAATAAATCTTTTAAAAGTATCTTCAATAAGTGAGTTAGAAGGAATAGAATGTTTTGCAAAAACAAGATCAAGAGATAAGTTTCATAATTGTAAAATCTCAGTTCTTGGAGAAGACGAAATAAAAGTTTCTTTTAAGGGGGATAAAGTAAGAGCTGTTACTCCTGGACAAGGAGTAGTTCTTTATGACCAAAACTATGAAGTCATTGCCAGTGGATTTATAAAATAA
- a CDS encoding SNF2-related protein codes for MQQRTTDKKNDIIKKFKTRAFFKTWEKGESLFTKQKTKDNITFFKKSDSLSILAEGVITEKEKQFYPSLYYSLKSDSVEVFNCTCNYDKKGPCEHVICAFLIMLEKYFPHEDNSIRLSIFKNEKLVSFFKNTLKDYSDEFSLYISFKLKVKENDKIYISDITLRNYFNSIRYKILQNQNRFFNYSETKLPFIMILEKDNYKIESLSKDFINILKNYLEYGNFSKIDSDYNLEIPDFMLPIFMPFFPQMCSNYLHGEISPEIFISEKEDYFVLEIKNIQNWYPINREYICYKTDNENIKLIKIPDYENIVNIFKVYSETKNKIIFPKNSKDVGTIIFNLRKYFNVKFSDEVIKNYYFPEKIQSGAFVEFSDDYYFIKPKFLYDGLKVENIQKEIISDRLYEYNLSCNEKLFFKCLTKDKFSKEECYIFTTQNKAYNFFTEQSKKLFYDGKLLYSDDSKEIKYIEAEIFLNISKEKDMLKINISSDVLTSNEILETFHALFYLSGFSKYISLRNKSILYFKETDLRILKELFTTLKFTDQEILSGTFYRDIVYDFFLNNYSINNLNMKDYIANYAPEYHFLRKYQYYGTNWLLNMKRKGVGGILADGPKLGKKMQLLAFLEIQNRENQLPNLIIVHKEDIESWKNNIEGFYKNLKYKIIDKNLSDEKELSDISSGEIIITTYSFFEKEYSIFEDIYFENVIFGNFYSAKLPSESFYKAIKKINRKTAYASISSPIEVDLKEIWLVFSIVLPDYLINLEKFLSKYYNYKKKSVPVITPFILRRTKSEVIEELSNIVNTEIKFSLTPKNRRIYSAIFNNYIYEIKNNLDLEKDDILEMFQELKNACYFTLQETLNDKKISSFEKNTLFYNLLKILFNNSYKVIVVYNFNGITAHKGSAPGFKNTHIFISEEMNEEEINDKFSAFNSKSLGALFVSSKIKHLPCEFPKTDVIIFLDQWYYSNLTNYIDFSPENKIIIYNFFAENTIEEKIYNLRKNGFKINDTDFSKEEILQILK; via the coding sequence ATGCAACAAAGAACTACTGATAAAAAAAATGACATTATAAAAAAATTTAAAACCCGTGCATTTTTTAAAACATGGGAAAAAGGAGAAAGCCTTTTTACAAAACAAAAAACAAAAGATAATATTACTTTTTTTAAAAAAAGTGATTCACTAAGTATTTTGGCAGAAGGTGTTATTACAGAAAAAGAAAAACAATTTTATCCTTCTTTATATTATAGTTTAAAATCAGACTCTGTTGAAGTTTTTAACTGTACATGTAATTACGATAAAAAAGGACCATGTGAACATGTTATCTGTGCTTTTTTAATTATGCTTGAAAAGTATTTTCCCCATGAAGATAATTCTATAAGATTAAGCATTTTTAAAAATGAAAAACTTGTTTCTTTTTTTAAAAATACACTTAAAGATTATTCAGATGAATTTAGTTTATATATTTCTTTTAAGTTAAAGGTAAAAGAAAATGACAAAATATATATTTCAGATATTACTTTAAGAAATTATTTTAATTCTATTCGTTATAAAATTTTGCAAAATCAAAACCGTTTTTTCAATTATTCTGAAACAAAACTGCCATTTATAATGATCCTTGAAAAAGATAATTATAAAATTGAATCTCTTTCAAAAGATTTTATTAATATCCTTAAAAATTATCTTGAATATGGAAATTTTTCTAAAATTGACAGCGACTATAATTTAGAAATACCTGATTTTATGTTACCTATTTTTATGCCTTTCTTTCCTCAGATGTGTTCAAATTATCTTCATGGGGAAATATCTCCTGAAATTTTCATTTCTGAAAAAGAAGATTATTTTGTACTTGAAATAAAAAATATTCAAAATTGGTATCCTATAAATAGAGAATATATCTGCTATAAAACTGATAATGAAAATATAAAATTGATAAAAATACCTGACTATGAAAATATTGTAAATATTTTTAAAGTTTATTCAGAAACTAAAAATAAAATAATATTTCCAAAAAATAGTAAAGATGTAGGAACTATTATCTTTAATTTAAGAAAATATTTCAATGTAAAATTCTCAGATGAAGTAATAAAAAATTACTATTTTCCTGAAAAAATTCAGTCTGGAGCTTTTGTTGAATTTTCTGATGATTATTATTTTATAAAACCTAAATTTCTATATGATGGTTTAAAAGTTGAAAATATACAAAAAGAAATCATTTCAGACAGACTATATGAGTATAATCTTAGCTGTAACGAAAAATTATTTTTTAAATGTTTAACTAAAGATAAATTTAGTAAAGAAGAGTGTTATATTTTTACAACTCAGAATAAAGCTTATAATTTTTTTACAGAGCAGTCTAAAAAACTTTTTTATGATGGTAAACTTCTGTATTCTGATGATTCTAAAGAAATTAAATATATAGAAGCTGAAATTTTTCTGAACATTTCAAAAGAAAAAGATATGCTTAAAATAAATATTTCTTCTGATGTTCTTACTTCAAATGAAATTTTAGAAACTTTTCATGCTCTTTTTTATCTTAGTGGATTTTCAAAATATATTTCCTTAAGAAATAAAAGTATTCTATACTTTAAAGAAACTGATCTTAGAATACTTAAAGAATTATTTACAACCTTAAAATTTACAGATCAAGAAATTCTCTCAGGTACTTTCTATAGAGATATAGTTTATGACTTCTTCTTAAATAATTATTCTATAAATAATTTAAATATGAAAGACTACATAGCAAATTATGCTCCTGAATATCACTTTTTAAGAAAATATCAATACTATGGAACAAACTGGCTTTTAAATATGAAAAGAAAAGGTGTAGGAGGTATTCTTGCTGATGGACCAAAATTAGGAAAAAAAATGCAGCTTCTTGCTTTTTTAGAAATTCAAAACAGAGAAAATCAGCTTCCTAACCTTATAATTGTGCACAAGGAAGATATAGAAAGTTGGAAAAATAATATAGAAGGTTTTTATAAAAATTTAAAATATAAAATTATTGATAAAAATTTATCTGATGAAAAAGAGCTTTCTGATATCTCTTCAGGAGAAATTATTATTACTACTTATTCTTTTTTTGAAAAAGAATATTCAATTTTTGAAGATATCTATTTTGAAAATGTTATTTTTGGAAATTTCTATTCTGCAAAACTTCCTTCAGAAAGTTTTTATAAAGCTATCAAAAAGATTAACCGTAAAACAGCATATGCTTCTATAAGTTCTCCTATTGAAGTAGATTTAAAAGAAATATGGCTTGTTTTTTCTATTGTTCTTCCAGATTATCTTATTAATCTTGAAAAATTTTTATCTAAATATTATAACTATAAAAAGAAATCAGTTCCTGTTATAACTCCATTTATTTTACGCCGTACAAAATCTGAAGTTATTGAAGAACTATCAAATATAGTAAATACTGAAATAAAATTTTCTCTGACTCCAAAAAACAGAAGAATATATTCTGCTATTTTTAATAACTATATATATGAAATAAAAAATAATCTAGATTTAGAAAAAGATGATATTCTAGAAATGTTCCAAGAACTTAAAAATGCCTGCTACTTTACACTACAAGAAACTTTGAATGATAAAAAAATTTCTTCATTTGAAAAAAACACTCTTTTTTATAATCTTTTGAAAATTTTATTTAATAATAGCTATAAAGTTATAGTTGTTTATAATTTTAACGGAATTACTGCACATAAAGGTTCAGCTCCAGGTTTTAAAAATACACATATTTTTATTAGTGAAGAAATGAATGAAGAAGAAATAAATGACAAGTTTAGTGCTTTTAATTCAAAATCTTTAGGTGCTTTATTTGTATCTTCAAAAATTAAACATCTTCCTTGTGAATTTCCAAAAACAGATGTTATAATTTTCCTTGACCAGTGGTATTATTCAAATCTTACAAATTATATAGACTTTTCTCCTGAAAATAAAATTATTATTTATAATTTTTTTGCAGAGAATACAATTGAAGAAAAGATATATAATTTAAGAAAAAATGGTTTTAAAATAAATGATACTGATTTTTCAAAAGAAGAAATCCTTCAAATATTAAAATAA
- the glmS gene encoding glutamine--fructose-6-phosphate transaminase (isomerizing) — protein sequence MCGIVGYVGHGDTKEIILQGLRTLEYRGYDSSGMALMSDGEIIVEKKEGRIQNLADSLKGKVFSSEIGIGHTRWATHGVPSDRNSHPHYSMDKSVAVVHNGIIENYQVLKKELEEKGYVFSSETDTEVISQLIQDMYNGDILDTVIKVQKRLEGSYAIGVLHKNHPDELVCAREHSPLVIGIGEKENFIASDVSALLKYTKDVYYLEDGDTAVLKSGEIKIFDKNENLVQREKKYIEWNLEQATKCGYPHFMLKEIFEQPQAVKETFNKRVHNGKADFSDVLNYKDIEKINKIYIIACGTAYHAGLQGQFALQKIAKLDSAADIASEFRYSDPFIDDKTMVIFVSQSGETSDTLAALKEAKSKGALTIAITNVVGSTISREADKVIYTMAGPEIAVASTKAYTTQVAIFYLLALYIAELRGVISEEKYKEYISEIKDMPEKIQKILDDCEKIKPAAEYFKNRINGFYIGRGLDYKVAVEGSLKIKEVSYIHTEAFASGELKHGTIALIEEGTPVIVIATQRNLIDKSVSNIKEVKARGAYIITIGFKNEENLKNVSDIFIGIPECNDLFAGFLSIIPLQLLAYYTSEAKGIDVDKPRNLAKSVTVE from the coding sequence ATGTGTGGAATTGTAGGTTATGTAGGTCATGGAGATACAAAAGAAATAATTTTACAGGGACTGAGAACTTTAGAATACAGAGGATATGACTCATCAGGAATGGCTCTTATGTCAGATGGCGAAATAATTGTAGAAAAAAAAGAAGGAAGAATACAAAATCTTGCTGACAGTCTAAAAGGAAAAGTTTTTTCTTCGGAAATAGGTATAGGACACACAAGATGGGCAACGCATGGAGTTCCTTCAGACAGAAACTCACACCCTCATTATAGTATGGATAAATCAGTAGCTGTAGTTCATAATGGAATTATAGAAAATTATCAGGTACTAAAAAAAGAGCTTGAAGAAAAAGGGTATGTTTTTTCTTCTGAAACAGATACAGAAGTAATTTCTCAATTGATACAGGATATGTATAATGGAGATATTTTAGATACAGTTATAAAAGTTCAGAAGAGATTAGAAGGAAGTTATGCTATAGGTGTTCTTCATAAAAATCATCCAGATGAGTTAGTTTGTGCAAGAGAACATAGTCCGCTAGTAATAGGAATAGGAGAAAAAGAAAATTTTATAGCTTCAGATGTATCAGCACTTTTAAAATATACAAAAGATGTTTATTATCTAGAAGATGGAGATACAGCAGTATTAAAATCAGGAGAAATAAAAATTTTTGATAAAAATGAAAATCTTGTACAGAGAGAAAAGAAATATATAGAATGGAATCTTGAACAGGCAACAAAATGTGGTTATCCTCATTTTATGCTAAAAGAAATTTTTGAACAGCCTCAGGCAGTTAAAGAAACTTTTAATAAAAGAGTTCATAATGGAAAAGCAGATTTTTCAGATGTTTTAAATTATAAAGATATAGAAAAGATAAATAAAATATATATAATTGCTTGTGGAACTGCTTATCATGCAGGTCTTCAAGGGCAATTTGCTCTTCAGAAAATAGCAAAACTTGATTCAGCTGCTGATATAGCCTCAGAATTTCGTTATAGTGATCCTTTTATAGATGATAAAACAATGGTAATTTTTGTAAGTCAGTCTGGAGAAACTTCAGATACTCTTGCAGCATTAAAAGAGGCTAAGAGTAAAGGAGCTCTTACAATAGCAATAACAAATGTTGTAGGATCAACAATATCAAGAGAGGCAGATAAAGTTATATATACAATGGCAGGTCCTGAAATTGCTGTAGCTTCAACAAAAGCATATACAACACAGGTTGCAATATTTTATCTTCTTGCTCTTTATATAGCAGAGCTTAGAGGTGTTATTTCTGAAGAAAAATATAAAGAGTATATTTCTGAAATAAAAGATATGCCTGAAAAGATTCAAAAAATATTAGATGACTGTGAAAAAATAAAACCAGCAGCAGAGTATTTTAAAAATAGAATAAATGGTTTTTATATAGGAAGAGGGCTTGATTATAAAGTTGCTGTTGAAGGTTCTTTGAAAATCAAAGAAGTTTCATATATTCATACTGAAGCATTTGCATCAGGAGAACTTAAGCATGGAACAATAGCACTTATAGAAGAAGGAACACCAGTAATTGTAATAGCAACGCAAAGAAATCTTATTGATAAATCTGTTTCAAATATTAAAGAGGTAAAAGCAAGAGGAGCATATATTATTACAATAGGATTTAAAAATGAAGAGAATTTAAAAAATGTTTCAGATATTTTTATAGGAATACCTGAATGCAATGATTTATTTGCAGGATTTTTATCAATAATTCCTCTTCAGCTTCTTGCATATTATACATCAGAGGCTAAAGGAATAGATGTGGATAAACCAAGAAACCTTGCAAAATCAGTAACTGTTGAATAA